The proteins below come from a single Bacillota bacterium genomic window:
- a CDS encoding energy-coupling factor transporter transmembrane protein EcfT, protein MELTKNITLGVYLPGDSPIHRLDPRTKIIITAALIVILLFIQSYYAYIIFFLFTAAIIILSNIPTGYALRGLKPMLPVLVIMWIFQFFLYKTESTAVLFNWWIFEATAAGLHMANLITLRVIFLFIVTTLLTLSTSVVSLTDGLENLTKPLRSIGIPSQELVMTLVIALGFVLILAEELEKIIKAQMARGVAFDRGNFIQKTRKLFPVFLPLFINAFKRAEDLIVAMEARNYTGGKGRTKMKTLQMGRVDLIASLITVIFIALTVLLIVNTKRML, encoded by the coding sequence ATGGAACTGACAAAGAACATTACCCTGGGAGTATACCTTCCAGGTGATTCCCCTATACATCGCCTTGATCCAAGGACTAAAATAATTATAACCGCTGCACTGATCGTTATTCTGCTGTTTATCCAATCGTATTATGCATATATCATTTTTTTCCTGTTTACAGCCGCAATAATTATCCTGTCAAATATTCCTACGGGTTATGCTCTGCGTGGTTTGAAGCCGATGCTGCCAGTACTGGTTATTATGTGGATTTTCCAATTCTTTCTATACAAGACGGAATCAACTGCAGTACTTTTCAACTGGTGGATTTTTGAAGCAACAGCAGCCGGGTTGCATATGGCAAATTTGATCACACTAAGGGTAATATTTCTATTTATTGTTACAACTCTTTTGACCCTGTCAACATCTGTAGTCAGCCTGACCGACGGTCTGGAAAATCTCACAAAACCGCTGCGATCCATCGGTATCCCCTCGCAGGAACTGGTGATGACACTGGTAATTGCGCTCGGATTCGTATTGATCCTGGCCGAAGAACTTGAAAAAATTATCAAAGCCCAAATGGCCCGCGGGGTTGCTTTTGACAGGGGAAATTTTATACAAAAAACAAGGAAGCTTTTTCCGGTATTCCTTCCTCTCTTCATCAATGCTTTTAAGAGAGCTGAAGACTTGATAGTTGCCATGGAAGCAAGGAATTACACCGGAGGAAAGGGCCGGACAAAGATGAAAACCCTGCAAATGGGCAGGGTTGATTTGATAGCTTCTCTGATCACTGTTATATTTATTGCTTTAACGGTTCTCCTTATTGTCAACACTAAAAGGATGTTATAG
- a CDS encoding energy-coupling factor transporter ATPase — MPIEIINLSHSYKEGTPFEHKVLHDIDLNITDGEFVGLIGPTRSGKSTLAQHLNALYIPHRGKVFIDGLDTSNPKADLIRLRHKVGYVFQNPDYQLFAPTVAEDIAFGPTIQRLTENEIKERVLESMNQVGLDYGTFCKRDIFALSGGQKRRTAIAGVLACKPQILVLDDITAGLDPGGREDILGVISSLHKTEHITIIFISNSMDEIADLAERIIVMNEGRIIMDGPARQIFSRTDELNKIGLELPEITRIMDRLQLAGYRLPKGVLNIHDAIAYISTAIREQGADD; from the coding sequence ATGCCGATTGAGATCATAAACCTCAGCCATAGTTACAAAGAAGGGACTCCTTTTGAGCACAAGGTCCTTCATGATATTGATCTTAATATAACCGACGGCGAGTTTGTCGGCTTAATCGGCCCGACACGTTCGGGGAAATCTACCCTGGCTCAACATCTGAATGCTTTATATATTCCCCACCGGGGCAAGGTTTTTATTGACGGGCTGGATACCTCAAATCCCAAAGCCGACCTGATCAGACTCAGACATAAAGTGGGGTATGTATTCCAAAACCCCGATTACCAGCTTTTCGCCCCGACTGTTGCTGAAGATATTGCATTCGGTCCAACCATTCAGCGCCTGACAGAAAATGAAATTAAAGAACGGGTTTTAGAGTCGATGAACCAGGTAGGTCTTGATTACGGGACATTCTGCAAAAGGGATATTTTTGCTCTGAGCGGTGGACAAAAACGGCGAACTGCCATCGCCGGAGTACTGGCCTGCAAACCTCAAATTCTGGTTCTCGACGATATAACAGCCGGCCTTGATCCAGGCGGTCGTGAAGATATCCTGGGAGTAATCAGCAGTCTACATAAGACAGAGCATATCACCATCATCTTCATCAGCAACAGTATGGATGAAATTGCCGACCTCGCAGAAAGAATTATAGTCATGAATGAAGGCCGGATTATCATGGATGGCCCGGCCAGACAGATCTTCAGCCGGACTGACGAATTGAATAAAATAGGCCTTGAACTTCCTGAAATTACCAGAATAATGGACAGGCTCCAATTGGCTGGTTATCGACTGCCAAAAGGTGTCTTGAATATTCACGACGCCATAGCATATATATCGACTGCCATCAGGGAACAGGGGGCGGATGACTGA
- a CDS encoding energy-coupling factor transporter ATPase, giving the protein MEKLIETVDLSYFYRYGSQQEIQALNSINMTVNRGEILAITGRNGSGKSTLARHFNGLLLPKRGRVFVKGLPTDITENIRAIRRSIGMVFQNPDNQLVCSIVEEDIAFGPENLGLPPCEIRERVDWALQTMKIERLRLESPHNLSAGQKQQVAIAGVLAMKPECIIMDEPTAHLDPRGRREVLESALRLNREEGITIILLTHFMNEVVNCDRMIVMDQGELRMDGPPRKIFRNPAEIENLGLDIPLATHIAVELQKKGHKISPFIINTEELIETICRLRS; this is encoded by the coding sequence TTGGAAAAGCTGATCGAAACCGTTGATCTTTCATACTTTTATCGCTACGGCTCCCAACAGGAAATTCAAGCGTTGAACAGCATCAATATGACAGTCAACCGCGGTGAAATTCTGGCTATAACCGGCAGGAACGGTTCGGGTAAATCGACATTGGCCAGACATTTTAATGGCCTGCTTTTACCAAAAAGAGGTCGTGTTTTTGTTAAAGGCCTGCCTACCGATATTACGGAAAATATCCGGGCTATCCGCCGTTCAATTGGCATGGTATTTCAAAATCCTGACAACCAGCTGGTATGCAGCATCGTTGAAGAAGACATTGCTTTCGGACCGGAAAACCTGGGGCTGCCACCCTGTGAGATAAGAGAGCGTGTTGACTGGGCGCTTCAAACCATGAAAATTGAAAGACTACGCCTGGAATCTCCTCATAATCTTTCAGCCGGACAGAAGCAACAGGTGGCGATTGCCGGCGTTCTGGCCATGAAACCTGAATGCATAATCATGGATGAACCAACAGCTCACCTCGATCCGAGAGGAAGAAGGGAAGTACTGGAAAGTGCCCTCAGGTTAAACAGGGAAGAAGGTATTACTATAATCCTACTGACTCACTTCATGAACGAAGTGGTCAACTGCGACCGGATGATAGTGATGGACCAGGGAGAGCTCCGGATGGACGGACCTCCACGGAAAATTTTTCGCAACCCCGCAGAAATTGAGAATCTTGGACTCGACATACCTCTGGCAACCCATATAGCTGTAGAGCTGCAAAAGAAAGGCCATAAAATTTCACCTTTTATTATTAATACCGAGGAGTTAATAGAAACCATATGCCGATTGAGATCATAA
- a CDS encoding ABC transporter permease: MSLFAVMLGLLAGAGLMAVTGNNPVEGFLYLFRGGTMNIERIGNTLATATPLIFAGLSVAFAFKTGLFNIGGAGQMLIGGLCATAIGLTFDWPKPILLTVIIIASLIGGGLWAALPGLLKAKYNVHEVVATIMMNWIAYWAIYYIIPQHFKGPFLETESMRIPAAASLKVPWLTSLFSGSYINLGFFLALIFIIIIAFILERTTLGFELKAVGYNRDAAEAAGISVNRNIIFSMAIAGALAGLGGATFYVGFANNMQIGVLPVQGFDGIAVALLGANAPWGVFAAAVFFGLLHTGKGFMSAMTAIPPEISDTIIATIIYFAATSVLIERNWDKLLKLDFRKLFARLTGKKLETNTGGEQ, translated from the coding sequence ATGTCGCTTTTTGCAGTTATGTTGGGTCTGCTGGCCGGAGCCGGTTTGATGGCTGTAACAGGGAATAACCCTGTTGAAGGCTTCCTGTATCTATTTAGAGGCGGCACGATGAATATAGAGCGGATTGGCAATACCCTTGCTACTGCTACTCCGCTTATTTTTGCCGGCCTTTCAGTTGCCTTTGCATTTAAAACCGGCCTTTTCAATATCGGTGGTGCCGGTCAGATGTTAATAGGCGGGCTTTGTGCAACTGCTATTGGCTTAACATTTGATTGGCCCAAGCCTATCCTGCTGACAGTTATAATTATAGCTTCCCTGATCGGTGGTGGACTCTGGGCGGCCTTACCCGGCTTATTAAAGGCGAAATATAATGTCCATGAAGTTGTTGCCACTATTATGATGAACTGGATAGCATACTGGGCGATCTACTATATTATTCCCCAACATTTTAAAGGGCCATTCCTGGAAACAGAATCGATGCGCATTCCGGCTGCAGCTTCGCTAAAAGTCCCCTGGTTAACTTCTCTTTTCAGCGGGTCTTACATTAACCTGGGGTTTTTTCTGGCCTTGATCTTTATTATCATCATTGCCTTTATTCTGGAAAGAACCACCCTCGGTTTTGAACTTAAAGCTGTCGGTTATAACCGCGATGCTGCGGAAGCAGCCGGGATCAGCGTAAACCGAAATATTATTTTTTCCATGGCAATCGCCGGCGCCCTGGCCGGGTTGGGTGGAGCAACATTTTATGTCGGGTTTGCTAACAACATGCAGATCGGAGTATTGCCGGTGCAGGGTTTTGATGGTATTGCCGTTGCACTCCTCGGTGCGAATGCCCCATGGGGTGTTTTTGCTGCCGCTGTTTTTTTTGGGCTGCTCCATACAGGAAAAGGTTTTATGAGCGCCATGACTGCCATCCCGCCCGAAATATCCGATACTATTATTGCCACGATTATTTATTTTGCCGCAACCAGTGTTTTGATCGAGAGAAATTGGGATAAACTGCTAAAATTAGATTTTAGAAAATTATTTGCAAGGCTCACAGGAAAAAAACTTGAAACCAACACTGGGGGTGAGCAGTGA
- a CDS encoding UPF0182 family protein — MRRRLFLIVIAVIILGSIILTGTNFYLDMLWFRELEAAQVFWTQYITRWGMRLGALVFLFAVFFVNLMFTKRYILSFPNLVLREKLMATGFMRYLTPKRLTLYFAIASGILAYMFSGYVGNHWMDLLRYLNHVPFNISDPVFGADAAFYVFQLPFFRFIYSFLMMTLVISLVIVAAIYLLLNPPSQGKQGWMLPLTRGISHLAVLFTLIFSLKAWDYRLKQLELVLSERGVVYGAGYTDINANYPVLMILMILALVIALIFFANIFLRRYRLFIYGVLVLTGVSLLGGWAYPAAIQSFVVEPSEFSYEREYLEHNIEFTRNAYGIDRFSSRRYDPSAMLNWDDLRENPGTINNVRLWDYRPLLTTFNELQAIRLYYRFNDVDIDRYVIDGEYRQVMIAARELDKTRLAPQAQTWVNLQLQYTHGYGVTMSPVNEVTTEGLPRYFLGDIPPTGNLELENPAIYFGELTNDYVIINTATPEFHYATAGDENEFVYYDGEAGIPIQSFLRRILFAFKFGEYRILVSNELSNESRVLFDRNIHDRVRKLAPFLRYDSDPYIVVCDGRLFWIQDAYTVTRSFPYSAPYGDINYIRNSVKVVVDAYNGSVDYYVMDPEDPLVQTYSRIFPEFFKPIEEMPQNLISNLRYPEDLFNVQSQLLTLYHITDPNVFYTREDLWAVPFEQSFGQEQFMEPYYTILQLPGYSEPEYVLIIPFTPDQRNNMIAWMVARCDQPNYGQVEIFLFPPERVILGPKQIENRIDQSTEISEQFTLWGQAGSRVIRGNLLVLPINNSLLYVEPIFLEAERGGLPELARVIVVYGETVVMEDTLERALIRIFGEIDALPPDLDDDEQPIEVPEDEVEPGEPVDLDDAELVDLIRRAQEVYDEAILRQQQGDWAGYGEKLQEFEQILNELVQLTL; from the coding sequence ATGCGCAGAAGGTTATTCCTGATAGTTATTGCTGTTATTATTCTGGGATCTATTATTCTGACCGGAACAAATTTTTATCTGGATATGCTCTGGTTCCGTGAACTGGAAGCAGCACAGGTTTTCTGGACTCAATATATCACCCGTTGGGGCATGAGGCTGGGAGCTCTGGTCTTTTTATTTGCCGTCTTTTTTGTAAACCTCATGTTTACCAAGCGCTATATCCTCAGCTTTCCCAACCTGGTGCTCAGGGAAAAGCTGATGGCAACCGGGTTCATGCGATACCTGACTCCAAAACGCCTGACCCTGTACTTTGCCATTGCCTCGGGTATCCTGGCTTACATGTTTTCCGGTTATGTGGGGAACCACTGGATGGATCTTCTGCGCTATTTGAATCATGTGCCTTTCAACATCAGCGACCCGGTATTTGGCGCCGATGCAGCTTTTTATGTGTTTCAACTTCCTTTCTTCCGGTTTATTTACAGTTTTCTGATGATGACCCTGGTTATTTCTTTGGTTATCGTTGCTGCCATATATCTGTTACTTAACCCTCCTTCCCAAGGGAAACAGGGCTGGATGCTTCCACTTACCAGGGGGATAAGCCATCTGGCCGTGCTATTCACCCTGATTTTCAGCCTGAAAGCATGGGATTACAGGCTTAAACAGCTGGAGCTGGTTCTTTCTGAACGAGGGGTTGTTTACGGAGCAGGCTATACCGACATTAATGCCAATTACCCGGTTTTGATGATCCTTATGATCCTTGCCCTGGTTATTGCTCTTATATTTTTTGCAAATATATTTTTACGGCGATACCGGTTATTTATTTATGGTGTCCTGGTTTTAACCGGTGTTTCCCTGCTGGGGGGTTGGGCCTATCCGGCGGCGATCCAGAGTTTCGTGGTCGAACCAAGTGAGTTCAGTTATGAGCGTGAGTACCTGGAGCATAATATTGAGTTTACCAGGAATGCATACGGTATTGATCGTTTCTCATCCCGCCGTTACGATCCTTCAGCCATGCTTAACTGGGATGATCTGCGGGAAAACCCGGGAACAATCAACAATGTTCGTCTCTGGGATTATCGTCCGCTGCTGACAACTTTTAATGAGCTGCAGGCGATCAGGCTTTACTACCGCTTCAACGATGTTGATATCGATCGCTATGTAATTGATGGTGAATACAGGCAGGTTATGATCGCCGCCCGCGAGCTTGATAAAACACGCCTTGCTCCCCAGGCGCAGACCTGGGTTAACCTGCAGCTGCAATACACTCATGGTTACGGGGTGACAATGAGTCCTGTAAATGAAGTTACCACTGAAGGATTACCCCGTTATTTCCTGGGCGATATCCCTCCAACGGGAAATCTGGAACTCGAAAACCCGGCTATATATTTTGGCGAACTGACCAATGACTATGTCATTATCAATACAGCCACACCTGAATTTCACTATGCCACAGCTGGAGATGAAAACGAATTTGTTTACTATGACGGTGAAGCCGGAATACCAATCCAATCGTTCCTTCGCCGTATTTTGTTTGCCTTCAAATTTGGGGAATACAGGATTCTTGTGTCCAATGAGTTGAGCAATGAGAGCCGTGTCCTTTTTGATCGGAATATTCATGACCGGGTTCGGAAACTTGCCCCCTTCCTCCGCTACGACAGTGACCCTTATATAGTAGTTTGTGATGGGCGGTTATTCTGGATCCAGGATGCATATACCGTAACCAGAAGTTTCCCCTATTCAGCGCCTTATGGAGATATAAACTATATTCGCAATTCGGTTAAAGTAGTCGTCGATGCTTATAACGGCAGTGTAGATTACTATGTAATGGATCCTGAAGATCCGTTGGTCCAGACATACAGCCGGATATTCCCCGAATTTTTTAAGCCGATCGAGGAGATGCCTCAAAACCTGATCAGTAATTTACGTTATCCCGAGGATCTGTTCAATGTTCAGTCCCAATTGTTGACCCTCTATCATATTACCGATCCCAACGTATTCTACACCAGGGAAGACCTTTGGGCAGTACCCTTTGAACAGTCCTTCGGGCAGGAACAATTTATGGAGCCCTACTATACTATCCTACAGCTGCCGGGCTACTCGGAGCCAGAATATGTGCTGATTATACCTTTTACGCCTGATCAGCGTAATAACATGATTGCCTGGATGGTTGCCCGCTGTGATCAGCCCAATTATGGTCAGGTGGAAATATTCCTCTTTCCACCGGAAAGAGTTATTCTCGGCCCAAAACAGATCGAAAACCGGATAGATCAGAGCACAGAGATTTCGGAGCAGTTTACCCTTTGGGGGCAGGCCGGTTCAAGAGTAATTCGTGGCAACCTGCTCGTCTTACCGATTAATAATTCCCTGCTCTATGTTGAACCGATATTCCTGGAGGCAGAAAGGGGAGGTTTGCCCGAGCTGGCCAGGGTAATCGTTGTCTATGGTGAGACAGTAGTGATGGAAGACACCCTGGAAAGAGCTCTGATCCGCATATTCGGCGAGATCGATGCCCTCCCGCCGGATCTTGATGATGATGAACAACCTATTGAAGTGCCTGAAGATGAAGTTGAGCCGGGTGAACCAGTTGATCTGGATGATGCTGAGCTGGTAGATCTGATCCGACGAGCCCAGGAAGTATATGATGAGGCAATACTGCGGCAGCAGCAGGGTGACTGGGCAGGTTACGGAGAAAAACTTCAGGAATTCGAGCAGATTTTAAACGAACTGGTGCAGTTAACATTATAA
- a CDS encoding ABC transporter permease, translating to MVELIYQLFPYAIAYTIPLLITSLGGLFSERSGVINIGLEGLMLMGMFVGAYAISTVETANPGTVIWIGLLAAAFFGAIYAVLHAFACITLNANQVISGIAINMIASAVTVYLARILTGSGNVQIIRGLSRQTIPVLSEIPVLGRLLFTQSYATTWLVLLIIAFATFLLYKTRFGLRLRACGEHPHAADSAGVNVYLMRYMAVMISGACAGLGGAIFIVTLSGEFNGTAAGLGFLALAALIFGQWKPWGILGAAFFFGTASTVANVSQAIPTLAQIPGIYLKTFPYVVTLIALVLSSKSSQAPKAIGEPYDKGKR from the coding sequence ATGGTTGAACTGATCTATCAGCTATTTCCTTATGCCATAGCCTATACCATACCGCTGCTGATCACTTCCCTTGGCGGGCTATTCAGTGAACGCAGCGGTGTAATTAATATCGGCCTTGAAGGCCTGATGTTGATGGGTATGTTTGTCGGGGCTTATGCAATATCTACAGTTGAGACTGCCAATCCGGGGACTGTGATCTGGATCGGGTTACTCGCGGCAGCCTTTTTTGGGGCAATCTATGCGGTTCTGCATGCCTTTGCCTGTATTACCCTCAATGCCAACCAGGTGATCAGCGGTATAGCGATCAATATGATTGCCAGCGCGGTGACGGTCTATTTAGCCCGAATCCTGACCGGCAGCGGCAATGTCCAAATTATCCGTGGATTGAGCCGCCAGACCATTCCGGTTCTTTCTGAAATACCGGTTCTGGGTCGGCTTCTCTTCACCCAGTCTTATGCCACAACCTGGCTGGTCCTTTTGATCATTGCTTTTGCAACCTTCTTGCTTTATAAAACCCGTTTTGGTTTGCGACTCAGGGCTTGTGGTGAACATCCCCACGCAGCTGATTCTGCCGGGGTAAACGTCTACCTGATGCGTTACATGGCGGTTATGATCTCCGGTGCCTGCGCCGGATTGGGTGGGGCTATCTTTATTGTTACCCTTTCCGGTGAGTTTAACGGGACTGCAGCAGGCCTGGGATTCCTGGCTCTTGCTGCTTTGATTTTCGGACAGTGGAAGCCCTGGGGCATCCTGGGTGCAGCATTTTTCTTCGGCACAGCCTCTACCGTGGCCAATGTTTCACAGGCTATACCGACTTTAGCCCAGATACCGGGCATCTATTTAAAGACTTTTCCCTATGTAGTTACCTTGATCGCTCTCGTTCTCTCCTCGAAATCATCGCAGGCACCGAAGGCGATCGGAGAACCTTATGATAAAGGCAAGAGATAG
- the rnhA gene encoding ribonuclease HI, translating to MVNNSYLIYTDGACSGNPGPGGWAAVIQMDGETREISGHEKETTNQRMELRAAIEALKTTPEGSRITLHSDSAYLVNCFKQNWMERWYKNGWRNARGEAVENRDLWEELFQLAESRKVEWIKVKGHGADILNKQVDQLARKALFNDPQPSCIEICERKKDELSRSEITAKRGGKSMRRLGLLTGGGDCPGLNAVIRAVVKGATYNHDLEVVGFNNGFRGLVENDAGLIDDLAVSGILNRGGTILGTSNRDNPFDYRPGGSDYRETGKDRSADAISNLKEWAVECLVVIGGDGSLFLAHRFSELGVPIIGIPKTIDNDLPATDVTFGFDSAVTTATEAIDKIHTTAESHHRVMVVEVMGRHAGWIALQAGMAGGGDIILIPELPFEYSHVINKIMERRTRGKKFSIIVVAEGAYPVGEEPVYQSSGDKKRLGGIGMIVSNEIEKRTGLESRATVLGHLQRGGSPTSYDRVLATRFGVKAVELFQVGKLNEMVCLKGNHIESVPLDVAVAGTKLVDPKSEQVRAAVAVGTSFGCPI from the coding sequence TTGGTCAATAATTCATATTTAATATATACTGACGGGGCCTGTTCGGGCAATCCCGGTCCAGGTGGCTGGGCAGCTGTTATACAGATGGATGGTGAGACCCGGGAGATCAGCGGCCATGAAAAAGAGACCACCAACCAGCGTATGGAGCTCCGAGCAGCGATTGAAGCGCTAAAAACAACTCCTGAGGGGAGCCGGATTACGCTGCACAGCGACAGCGCTTACCTGGTTAACTGTTTTAAACAGAACTGGATGGAACGATGGTATAAAAACGGATGGCGAAATGCCAGGGGCGAAGCAGTGGAAAACCGTGATCTTTGGGAAGAGCTGTTTCAATTGGCTGAAAGCAGAAAAGTTGAATGGATCAAAGTTAAAGGGCATGGTGCAGATATTCTCAATAAACAGGTTGACCAGTTAGCCCGTAAAGCCTTATTCAATGATCCACAACCTTCCTGTATTGAAATATGTGAACGAAAGAAAGATGAGTTAAGCAGATCGGAAATAACTGCAAAACGAGGTGGGAAATCGATGCGCAGATTGGGTTTATTAACCGGCGGAGGAGACTGTCCAGGTCTTAATGCCGTTATCAGGGCTGTAGTGAAAGGGGCAACATACAACCATGACCTTGAAGTCGTTGGCTTTAATAACGGATTTAGAGGTCTTGTTGAAAATGATGCCGGTTTAATTGATGACCTTGCGGTTTCGGGTATTTTAAACCGGGGGGGAACTATACTGGGAACTTCGAACCGGGATAACCCTTTTGATTATCGTCCCGGTGGGAGTGATTACCGTGAAACGGGCAAAGACCGTTCTGCAGATGCCATAAGTAATCTGAAAGAATGGGCTGTAGAATGCCTGGTGGTCATCGGAGGAGATGGCAGTCTCTTTCTGGCACATCGCTTCAGCGAGCTGGGAGTTCCGATTATCGGTATTCCGAAAACTATCGATAATGACCTCCCCGCTACCGATGTAACTTTCGGTTTTGATTCAGCTGTAACAACTGCCACCGAGGCAATTGATAAAATACATACCACTGCAGAATCGCATCACAGGGTAATGGTTGTAGAAGTAATGGGCAGGCATGCAGGATGGATAGCTCTCCAGGCAGGAATGGCCGGTGGAGGCGATATTATCCTGATTCCCGAACTGCCCTTTGAATACAGCCACGTGATCAATAAGATTATGGAACGAAGAACCCGGGGCAAGAAATTCAGCATCATCGTTGTTGCTGAAGGGGCATACCCGGTTGGAGAAGAGCCGGTATACCAGTCAAGCGGAGATAAAAAACGACTTGGTGGAATCGGGATGATTGTATCGAATGAAATAGAAAAAAGAACGGGGCTGGAAAGCCGGGCAACAGTTCTGGGTCATTTGCAGAGGGGGGGAAGCCCTACTTCATATGACCGGGTACTGGCAACCCGTTTTGGGGTAAAAGCTGTCGAGTTGTTTCAGGTGGGCAAGTTAAATGAAATGGTCTGTCTGAAAGGGAATCATATCGAATCGGTACCTCTCGATGTTGCGGTAGCCGGTACAAAGCTGGTTGATCCGAAAAGTGAACAGGTTCGAGCAGCGGTAGCTGTAGGCACTTCCTTTGGCTGCCCCATTTGA
- a CDS encoding pyrimidine-nucleoside phosphorylase: MRVYDLILKKRNGSSLSEKEISYLVSGYVNGDIPDYQMSALAMAIYFQDMTEEETLALTRAMIESGDTINLDDIPGIKVDKHSTGGVGDTTTLVLAPLVAAAGAPVAKLSGRGLGHTGGTLDKLESIPGFRTEMTVSQLISAVKKVGVAVAGQTGNLVPADKMLYALRDVTATVDSMPLIASSIMSKKLAAGADALVLDVKTGDGAFLKEEEDAFALAELMVRIGQGAGKKTLALVTGMDQPLGWAIGNALEVEEAIMTLRGEGPADLEELCLQLGCRMLTLAGKVKDPDKGYVLLKRLIESGAALQKFGDLIKSQHGNTAVINNPSILPVTSNRIPVKSTSQGYVKKLKAEAIGIAAMILGAGRETKKSVIDPAVGLVMEKKIGDRIEKDDTLAVIHAAEDEETGVISEVTEMILSAYDISSEKAMAPELIYGEVG; encoded by the coding sequence TTGAGAGTATATGATCTTATTCTAAAAAAAAGAAACGGATCTTCCTTAAGCGAAAAAGAGATCAGTTATCTTGTATCGGGATATGTAAATGGAGATATCCCTGATTACCAGATGTCCGCCCTGGCTATGGCCATTTACTTCCAGGATATGACTGAAGAAGAAACTCTGGCGTTGACCCGGGCGATGATCGAATCAGGGGATACAATTAATTTAGATGATATACCGGGTATCAAGGTTGACAAACACAGTACAGGGGGAGTTGGTGATACAACAACCCTGGTTCTGGCTCCGCTCGTTGCTGCTGCCGGAGCGCCGGTGGCTAAACTCTCCGGCCGCGGATTGGGACATACGGGAGGAACGCTCGATAAGCTGGAATCCATTCCGGGATTCAGAACTGAGATGACTGTTTCTCAACTGATCTCGGCGGTGAAAAAGGTCGGTGTTGCTGTAGCCGGACAGACCGGGAATCTAGTTCCTGCCGATAAGATGCTATATGCCCTGCGTGATGTGACCGCCACTGTTGACAGTATGCCCCTGATTGCCAGCAGCATTATGAGTAAAAAACTTGCTGCCGGGGCGGATGCCCTGGTCCTTGATGTTAAAACCGGCGACGGCGCATTTTTAAAAGAAGAGGAAGATGCTTTCGCTCTTGCAGAGCTAATGGTTAGAATTGGACAGGGGGCGGGGAAGAAAACTTTAGCCCTGGTGACTGGTATGGATCAACCGCTGGGTTGGGCTATCGGTAATGCCCTTGAAGTGGAAGAAGCAATTATGACCCTGCGTGGAGAGGGGCCGGCTGATTTGGAGGAACTATGCCTGCAGCTGGGCTGCAGGATGCTTACCCTCGCCGGCAAGGTAAAAGATCCCGATAAGGGATATGTCTTGCTGAAACGGTTAATCGAGAGTGGTGCTGCATTGCAGAAATTTGGGGATTTGATCAAGAGTCAACACGGTAATACTGCAGTTATCAATAATCCTTCTATCCTTCCGGTTACATCGAACAGGATTCCGGTCAAGTCAACTTCACAGGGGTATGTGAAAAAATTGAAAGCGGAAGCAATCGGGATTGCTGCCATGATCCTGGGTGCCGGAAGGGAAACCAAGAAATCTGTCATCGACCCGGCGGTTGGCCTTGTTATGGAAAAGAAAATAGGGGACAGGATTGAAAAAGATGATACCCTGGCTGTTATTCATGCCGCTGAGGACGAAGAAACCGGCGTGATCAGTGAAGTAACTGAGATGATCCTGAGTGCTTATGATATTAGTTCGGAAAAGGCAATGGCACCGGAATTGATCTATGGTGAAGTCGGATAA
- the deoC gene encoding deoxyribose-phosphate aldolase — MADYIDHTLLKPEATEADIIKLCREAIENRFYAVCINASYVKTAALELAGSDVKVSVVVGFPLGATTTAVKAFEAEEAVNNGADEIDMVIHIGALKSRNEQYVLSDISAVVKAANGKIVKVIIETGLLDDEEKILACNLAKEAGANFVKTSTGFGPGGATIADVQLMRETVGPGIGVKASGGVRTPEDARKMIEAGASRIGTSSGVKIAGQ; from the coding sequence ATGGCTGATTATATTGATCATACCCTTCTTAAACCTGAAGCAACGGAAGCAGATATAATTAAGTTATGCAGGGAAGCAATAGAAAACCGGTTCTATGCCGTTTGTATCAACGCTTCTTATGTAAAAACAGCCGCTCTGGAACTGGCAGGAAGTGATGTTAAAGTCAGTGTTGTTGTCGGTTTCCCCCTGGGAGCAACTACAACTGCGGTAAAAGCATTTGAAGCGGAAGAAGCGGTAAACAATGGTGCTGATGAAATTGATATGGTTATCCATATCGGTGCGTTGAAGAGCAGAAACGAACAATATGTACTGAGTGATATTTCTGCTGTTGTAAAAGCGGCAAATGGGAAAATTGTTAAAGTGATCATTGAAACCGGACTGCTGGACGATGAAGAAAAGATTCTGGCCTGCAACCTGGCGAAAGAAGCGGGCGCTAACTTTGTCAAAACATCAACCGGTTTTGGACCGGGCGGGGCAACCATCGCTGATGTTCAGCTAATGCGTGAAACGGTTGGCCCCGGCATCGGTGTTAAAGCTTCGGGAGGTGTCAGGACACCGGAGGATGCCCGAAAGATGATCGAAGCCGGTGCGAGCAGAATTGGCACCAGCTCTGGAGTAAAAATTGCCGGTCAATAG